From the genome of Gracilinanus agilis isolate LMUSP501 chromosome 2, AgileGrace, whole genome shotgun sequence, one region includes:
- the LOC123236085 gene encoding probable inactive ribonuclease-like protein 12 — translation MDLLSARATANKIGERTRNVNGIFPLLVLLLLTFLLMLGLSKSLDDDLQEKSFEEEHIDYPKSNRLFRYCNSMMLLKKIRGPNDTCKRKHVFIHERLDNIVSMCNNFTTITTCKYPSRMNCHQSQRKLQLTDCKLTEGRRFPGCKYQSLPKFNSILFNCDEIGPVYLYKIVEDS, via the exons ATGGATCTACTGTCTGCAAGAGCCACTGCAAATAAAATAG gagagagaacaagaaatgTGAATGGGATCTTTCCCCTGTTGGTGCTATTGTTGCTCACTTTCCTTCTGATGCTGGGTCTGAGTAAAAGTCTGGATGATGACCTTCAAGAGAAATCTTTTGAAGAGGAGCACATAGACTACCCTAAGTCAAACCGCTTGTTCAGGTACTGTAACTCCATGATGCTGTTGAAAAAAATCCGAGGACCCAATGACACCTGCAAGCGAAAGCATGTATTCATCCATGAGAGGCTAGACAACATTGTTAGCATGTGCAACAActttactactattactacatGCAAGTACCCCTCAAGGATGAACTGCCACCAGAGCCAGAGGAAGCTCCAGCTGACAGACTGTAAACTCACTGAAGGTAGAAGGTTCCCAGGATGCAAGTATCAATCTCTCCCCAAGTTCAACTCCATCCTCTTCAACTGTGATGAAATTGGGCCTGTATACTTATATAAAATTGTGGAGGATTCCTAG